One Megamonas hypermegale genomic window carries:
- a CDS encoding aldo/keto reductase has product MEFLTLNNGIKMPILGLGTWDLHGEQCIKAVTAAINEGYRLIDTAQMYKNEEEIGYAIKNSGISREELFITTKLYSPSHSYKLSQKGIDNSLRNLGLEYIDLMLIHEPYKEALEMYKALEDAYKAGKIRAIGVSNFNENFYKNFVASCEIMPAINQVEAHVYFVQTGLQKLMKEYGTKMEAWAPFTEGRRNIFAEKILVEIGTVHKKTSAQIALRYLVQKNIIVIPKSSKIERLKENLDIFDFKLSQEEMQRIETLDEGKSLFNWY; this is encoded by the coding sequence ATGGAATTTTTAACTTTAAATAATGGCATAAAGATGCCTATTTTGGGTTTAGGAACATGGGATTTACATGGTGAGCAATGTATTAAAGCTGTAACAGCTGCTATTAATGAAGGTTATCGTTTAATTGATACGGCACAGATGTATAAAAATGAAGAAGAAATAGGGTATGCTATAAAAAATAGTGGTATATCACGTGAAGAATTATTTATCACTACAAAATTATATTCACCTAGCCATAGTTATAAATTATCTCAAAAAGGTATAGATAATTCTTTGCGCAATTTAGGTTTAGAATATATAGATTTGATGCTCATTCATGAACCATATAAAGAAGCTTTAGAAATGTATAAAGCGTTAGAAGACGCGTATAAAGCAGGAAAAATAAGAGCGATTGGTGTATCAAATTTTAATGAGAATTTTTATAAAAATTTTGTTGCTTCATGTGAGATTATGCCAGCGATAAATCAAGTAGAAGCGCATGTTTACTTTGTTCAGACTGGTCTGCAAAAACTTATGAAAGAATATGGCACAAAAATGGAAGCTTGGGCGCCTTTTACAGAAGGACGAAGAAATATATTTGCAGAAAAAATACTTGTTGAAATAGGTACAGTGCATAAGAAAACTTCAGCGCAAATTGCTTTGAGATATTTAGTGCAAAAAAATATAATAGTAATACCTAAATCATCCAAAATTGAACGTTTAAAGGAAAATCTAGATATTTTTGATTTTAAACTTTCGCAAGAAGAAATGCAGCGGATTGAAACACTTGATGAAGGTAAATCTTTATTTAATTGGTATTAA
- a CDS encoding L-lactate dehydrogenase, translating into MFDEGKIVIVGASNVGTAVLNKIVDFGLASEVVLIDINEKKCMGESLDTSHATACVGSYNMYIHEGTYEDCKDASMIIITAGPSIKPGETPDRLILTKTNCKIMDSVMSQIVQYTKDAIILVVTNPLDVATYYVSDNFDYPREKIIGTGTLLETFRLRRILADYYHLDPKLVHGYVLGEHGNSGFVAWSTVDIASLGLDNMDEFLNHNYKLNKSMIEQKIMQVVYDVINLKGCTNTGIAMVVCRFIKAIKYNEYTILPMSSILTGEYGIHDVALSLPCMLNNTGIIKRFTPKLTDEEIEKMIASAKSVKSAMEAIEKKIEAVA; encoded by the coding sequence ATGTTTGATGAAGGCAAAATTGTTATTGTTGGTGCTAGTAATGTCGGTACAGCAGTATTAAATAAAATTGTAGATTTTGGCTTAGCTTCGGAAGTTGTATTGATTGATATTAATGAGAAAAAATGTATGGGCGAATCTTTAGATACAAGTCATGCTACAGCATGTGTTGGCAGTTATAATATGTACATTCATGAAGGCACTTATGAAGATTGCAAAGATGCTAGTATGATTATTATAACAGCTGGGCCAAGTATAAAACCAGGAGAAACACCGGACAGATTAATTTTAACAAAGACAAATTGTAAAATCATGGACAGCGTAATGTCGCAAATTGTTCAATATACTAAAGATGCTATTATTTTAGTAGTAACTAATCCTTTAGATGTAGCTACGTATTACGTATCAGATAATTTTGATTATCCGAGAGAAAAGATAATTGGAACGGGAACTTTATTAGAAACTTTCCGTTTGCGCAGAATTTTAGCTGATTATTATCATTTAGACCCAAAACTTGTTCATGGTTATGTATTAGGTGAACATGGTAATTCAGGTTTTGTAGCATGGAGTACAGTGGATATAGCAAGTTTAGGTCTAGATAATATGGATGAATTTTTAAATCATAATTATAAATTGAATAAAAGTATGATTGAACAGAAAATTATGCAGGTTGTATATGATGTAATCAATTTAAAAGGTTGCACTAATACGGGAATTGCTATGGTAGTTTGTCGTTTTATTAAAGCTATAAAATATAATGAATATACTATTTTGCCAATGTCATCGATATTAACTGGTGAATATGGTATACATGATGTGGCTTTGAGTTTGCCATGTATGCTTAACAATACGGGAATTATTAAGCGCTTTACACCAAAATTAACTGATGAAGAAATAGAAAAAATGATAGCATCGGCAAAAAGTGTAAAATCGGCTATGGAAGCTATCGAAAAGAAAATAGAAGCTGTAGCTTAA
- the pheT gene encoding phenylalanine--tRNA ligase subunit beta: protein MQVSIKWLKDYIDFTETPEQLADKLTMAGIPVENIIDPGEGLEKVVTGRIEKLEPHQNSDHLQICTMNVGLKENIIIVTGAQNVAEGQIVPVAMVGAHLPNGMKISKGKLRGVVSNGMLCSAQELKLDLEKLPPEQKTGIFILPSDTPVGIPAKEVLGLNDVVLEFELTANRADCFSVVGLVREIAAITGNKPHFPEIKVTEDDETKLGDIFSVEIADPDLCSRFSTRMLKNVKIGPSPEWMQQRLEGAGIRSINNVVDVTNFVMIELGHPMHAYDYDHIAGKKLIARRAVDGEELHTLDDTSRKAKGEMLVIADTEKAAGLAGIMGGFETEITDTTTTVVLESADFYGPCIRRTARACGLSSEASGRFERGIDSETTIKALDRAAQLLQEMGACTVCQGIVDVYPNPKQPAYVTFTTEQINKHLGTDIPKQTMIDIITSVGFEITKDENDEITVKVPSWRNDVSRMADISEEIARLYGFDKIASTLPSGASMQGSQSDKQTFIDKVKASLSAQGLCETISFALTNEATFDKLNVPKDDMLRQAIPIMNPLSDEYPLVRTTLLSSIFDNLSRNLARKNDNVAIFEVGTVFYPKALPVTELPNEVVKIAGAITGRRHAHIWNQPNDMVDFYDVKGIIEELFADLRVTRYTVEAGTHYAMHPGKTALFKKGRDVLATIGEVHPAVLANYGISKPVYIFELDAKTVMKYMAKDFKYKSLPKYPAMTRDLAMLVATDINSADIEKAMTKAAGQNLVQITLFDVYTGKQVEAGKKSLAFSLTFQSNDKTLTDAEVNTAIEKIVAKLQKDFDADLRA, encoded by the coding sequence ATGCAAGTTTCAATTAAATGGCTTAAAGATTATATAGATTTCACAGAAACTCCGGAACAACTTGCCGATAAACTCACTATGGCTGGCATACCGGTAGAAAATATCATCGACCCAGGTGAAGGCTTAGAAAAAGTCGTTACTGGTCGCATTGAAAAATTAGAACCACATCAAAACTCCGACCATTTACAAATATGTACTATGAATGTCGGCTTAAAAGAAAATATCATCATTGTAACTGGTGCTCAGAACGTTGCTGAAGGTCAAATCGTTCCTGTAGCTATGGTTGGCGCTCACTTACCAAACGGCATGAAAATTTCCAAAGGAAAACTTCGTGGCGTTGTATCTAACGGTATGCTTTGCTCTGCACAGGAATTAAAACTCGACCTTGAAAAATTACCACCAGAACAAAAAACTGGTATCTTCATTTTACCTAGCGATACACCTGTTGGCATTCCTGCTAAAGAAGTATTAGGTTTAAATGATGTTGTTTTAGAATTTGAACTCACTGCTAACCGTGCTGATTGCTTCAGCGTTGTTGGACTTGTTCGTGAAATTGCTGCAATAACTGGCAATAAACCACATTTCCCTGAAATAAAAGTTACAGAAGACGATGAAACTAAACTCGGCGATATCTTCTCCGTAGAAATTGCTGACCCAGATTTATGCTCTCGCTTCTCCACACGTATGCTTAAAAATGTAAAAATTGGTCCATCTCCTGAATGGATGCAACAACGTCTCGAAGGTGCTGGCATTCGTTCCATCAATAACGTTGTCGATGTAACTAACTTCGTCATGATTGAACTCGGTCATCCTATGCACGCTTACGATTATGACCATATCGCTGGTAAAAAATTAATCGCTCGCCGTGCTGTTGATGGTGAAGAACTTCATACACTCGATGATACATCTCGCAAAGCTAAAGGCGAAATGCTCGTAATTGCAGATACTGAAAAAGCTGCTGGACTTGCTGGTATCATGGGCGGTTTTGAAACAGAAATCACTGATACAACAACTACTGTCGTATTAGAATCCGCTGATTTTTATGGTCCATGTATCCGCCGTACTGCTCGCGCTTGCGGTTTATCCTCCGAAGCATCTGGCAGATTTGAACGCGGTATCGATAGCGAAACTACTATTAAAGCACTCGATAGAGCAGCTCAATTACTCCAAGAAATGGGAGCTTGCACAGTTTGCCAAGGAATTGTAGACGTATATCCAAATCCAAAACAACCTGCTTACGTTACATTCACAACAGAACAAATCAACAAACATCTCGGCACTGATATTCCTAAACAAACTATGATTGATATCATCACAAGTGTTGGCTTTGAAATCACTAAAGATGAAAATGATGAAATCACAGTTAAAGTTCCATCTTGGAGAAATGATGTAAGTCGCATGGCTGATATCTCCGAAGAAATCGCTCGCTTATACGGCTTTGATAAAATTGCTTCCACTTTACCAAGCGGAGCATCTATGCAAGGCAGTCAATCAGATAAACAAACTTTCATCGATAAAGTAAAAGCTTCTTTATCTGCACAAGGTCTTTGCGAAACTATTTCTTTTGCTTTAACTAATGAAGCAACTTTTGATAAATTAAACGTTCCAAAAGATGATATGCTTCGCCAAGCCATTCCAATCATGAATCCACTTTCCGATGAATATCCTCTCGTTCGCACTACTTTACTCAGCAGTATCTTCGATAATTTATCCCGCAACTTAGCTCGTAAAAATGATAATGTAGCAATTTTTGAAGTTGGTACAGTCTTCTATCCTAAAGCACTCCCTGTTACTGAATTACCAAACGAAGTAGTTAAAATTGCTGGTGCAATTACAGGTCGCCGCCATGCTCATATTTGGAACCAACCCAATGATATGGTTGATTTCTATGACGTAAAAGGCATCATCGAAGAATTATTTGCTGACCTTCGCGTTACTCGCTACACTGTTGAAGCTGGCACACATTACGCTATGCACCCTGGTAAAACTGCATTATTCAAAAAAGGTCGTGATGTACTCGCTACAATAGGTGAAGTTCATCCAGCAGTATTAGCTAACTACGGTATTTCTAAACCAGTTTACATCTTTGAACTCGATGCTAAAACTGTCATGAAATACATGGCTAAAGATTTCAAATACAAATCCTTACCAAAATATCCAGCAATGACTCGTGACCTCGCTATGCTCGTTGCCACTGATATCAACTCCGCTGATATTGAAAAAGCTATGACAAAAGCAGCAGGTCAAAACCTCGTTCAAATAACTTTATTTGACGTTTACACTGGAAAACAAGTTGAAGCTGGCAAGAAGAGCTTGGCATTCTCCTTAACATTCCAATCCAATGATAAAACATTGACAGATGCAGAAGTTAATACAGCTATCGAAAAAATTGTAGCTAAATTACAAAAAGATTTTGACGCTGACCTTCGCGCATAA
- the thiE gene encoding thiamine phosphate synthase: protein MRAGMEQFINNPIYTITAEAMSNGRDNIEVVGQMLKAGIKFIQYREKTKPALDRYNECLKLRQMTRDNGAIFIIDDFIDLAMAVDADGVHIGQTDLPAQVVRQLIGNDKIIGLSTHNEEQLQKANMLGDIIDYIGVGPVYATQTKKNAVPVGFSYVEYATKNSKHPFVAIGGIKEHNICDVAAHGAKTFAIVSEIVGADDIVGKINSIKNTLQKK, encoded by the coding sequence ATGAGAGCAGGAATGGAACAATTTATCAATAATCCTATTTATACAATAACTGCTGAAGCTATGTCCAACGGTCGCGACAATATAGAAGTCGTTGGTCAAATGCTCAAAGCAGGCATTAAATTCATTCAATACCGCGAAAAGACAAAACCAGCGCTTGACCGCTATAATGAATGTTTAAAATTAAGACAAATGACTCGCGATAATGGCGCAATCTTCATCATTGATGATTTTATCGACTTAGCTATGGCTGTTGATGCTGATGGAGTGCATATCGGTCAGACCGATTTACCAGCTCAAGTAGTGCGCCAATTAATCGGAAACGATAAAATTATTGGTTTATCTACTCATAACGAAGAACAACTTCAAAAAGCTAATATGCTCGGCGATATCATTGATTATATCGGTGTAGGCCCTGTTTACGCTACACAAACTAAAAAAAATGCTGTTCCTGTTGGCTTTTCCTATGTAGAATACGCTACTAAAAATTCTAAACATCCATTTGTTGCCATCGGTGGTATTAAAGAACACAATATCTGTGATGTAGCTGCACACGGTGCTAAAACTTTTGCTATCGTATCTGAAATCGTCGGCGCTGATGATATCGTAGGCAAAATCAATTCGATAAAAAACACTTTGCAAAAAAAATAA
- a CDS encoding MFS transporter — MINVKKSHGIIMFIILLLSYIVFASNWVAGSNLSEKIVYHYFNGETVSPMVSEVINYTITIARIFANLVAAYILLKLNPRKASIVALVLLCFSFVAVFATNYWLYTIARMIMALGGSMVMVYMNTVVASFIANDEKIIANALVTASYNIGAGAVAIIFFLYKDVVTSDWQNTMYMFSLCSILLLVLWTVFAKDFSPSNEDAQAEKVYKYKDALTDKFVYCFSMGFGGFLFLYVMSLVSIPMKLVSQVDNDFNAEFMILAITMGGIGGTLFSILIGKIPFERKPFLLIHGITMIISMALGLHMAYINPKMAYFLFAIGGFVMFSQYSVYLNFPHELPNMNPRKLTIMFGVFWALGYTVYTVLNFIWSIILSYYGWDLSMVFYITCSCLYIIFVCTFPVLKVQTKRVIS; from the coding sequence ATGATTAATGTAAAAAAATCACATGGAATAATAATGTTTATTATATTATTGTTATCGTATATAGTATTTGCCTCGAATTGGGTAGCCGGTTCAAATCTATCAGAAAAGATTGTATATCATTATTTTAACGGTGAAACGGTATCGCCTATGGTTTCAGAAGTTATAAATTATACGATAACAATTGCTAGGATTTTTGCGAATTTAGTAGCAGCGTATATCTTATTAAAATTAAATCCACGTAAAGCTAGTATAGTTGCATTAGTATTGCTTTGTTTTTCCTTTGTAGCTGTATTTGCTACAAACTATTGGTTATACACTATAGCGCGCATGATTATGGCATTAGGTGGTTCAATGGTGATGGTGTATATGAATACTGTAGTAGCTAGTTTTATAGCTAATGATGAAAAGATAATAGCAAATGCATTAGTTACTGCTTCATATAATATTGGTGCAGGAGCTGTGGCGATTATTTTCTTTTTATATAAAGATGTAGTTACTAGTGATTGGCAAAATACAATGTATATGTTTAGTTTATGTAGCATATTACTTTTAGTTTTATGGACTGTTTTTGCTAAGGATTTTTCACCTAGTAATGAAGATGCACAAGCTGAAAAAGTATATAAATATAAAGATGCTTTGACAGATAAATTCGTATATTGTTTTTCTATGGGGTTTGGCGGGTTTTTATTTTTGTATGTGATGTCTTTAGTATCTATACCTATGAAATTAGTATCTCAAGTAGATAATGATTTTAATGCTGAATTTATGATATTAGCGATTACTATGGGCGGAATAGGTGGAACTTTATTCAGTATATTAATTGGAAAAATACCTTTTGAGCGCAAACCATTCTTATTAATTCATGGAATTACAATGATAATATCAATGGCTTTAGGTTTACACATGGCATATATAAATCCGAAAATGGCATATTTTTTATTTGCAATTGGTGGTTTTGTGATGTTTTCGCAGTATTCCGTGTATTTGAATTTTCCACATGAATTGCCGAATATGAACCCACGCAAATTGACTATTATGTTTGGTGTGTTTTGGGCTTTAGGTTATACAGTTTATACTGTATTAAATTTTATTTGGAGTATTATACTTTCTTATTACGGTTGGGATTTATCCATGGTATTTTATATCACATGTAGTTGTCTATATATAATTTTTGTGTGTACGTTCCCTGTTTTAAAGGTGCAGACAAAAAGAGTAATTTCTTGA
- the pheS gene encoding phenylalanine--tRNA ligase subunit alpha, protein MEQELKSLQQEALSAISSASDLNALNDVRVKYLGKKGSLTSILRGMGKLNPEERPRVGQMVNTARKELEDAISAKQTELKQAELANRLATEKIDVTLPGRRQALGHLHPLTVTLNNIKNIFTSMGYSIAEGPQIESDYFNFEALNLPKDHPARDMQDSFYITEDILLRSQTSPVQARTMQSHEPNSPIRIIAPGHVYRRDDYDATHSPMFTQVEGLCIDKNISFADLKGTLITFLQQMFGEDVKVRFRPSFFPFTEPSAEVDISCVMCKGKGCRVCKGTGWLEILGAGMVHPHVLEMSGYDPKQVSGFAFGMGVERIAMLAYGIDDLRLFYDNDVRFLRQF, encoded by the coding sequence ATGGAACAGGAACTTAAAAGTTTACAGCAAGAAGCACTTTCTGCAATTTCCAGTGCTTCAGACCTCAATGCACTAAATGATGTGCGTGTAAAATATCTTGGTAAAAAAGGCTCTCTTACCAGCATTTTACGTGGCATGGGTAAATTAAACCCAGAAGAACGCCCACGTGTAGGCCAAATGGTAAATACAGCTCGTAAAGAATTAGAAGATGCTATCTCTGCAAAACAAACTGAATTAAAACAAGCTGAACTTGCAAACCGTTTAGCAACTGAAAAAATTGACGTTACACTTCCAGGTCGTCGTCAAGCTTTAGGTCATCTTCATCCACTTACTGTTACTTTAAACAATATTAAAAATATCTTCACTAGCATGGGATATTCCATCGCTGAAGGTCCTCAGATTGAATCCGATTACTTCAACTTTGAAGCATTAAACTTACCAAAAGACCATCCAGCTCGTGATATGCAAGATTCATTTTATATCACAGAAGATATCTTGCTCAGAAGCCAGACTTCCCCTGTACAAGCTCGTACAATGCAATCACATGAACCAAATAGCCCAATTCGCATAATTGCTCCTGGTCATGTATATCGTCGTGATGATTATGATGCTACACATTCTCCAATGTTTACTCAAGTTGAAGGTCTTTGCATCGATAAAAATATCAGCTTTGCTGACCTCAAAGGCACACTTATCACATTCTTACAGCAAATGTTCGGCGAAGATGTAAAAGTTCGCTTCCGTCCAAGCTTCTTCCCATTCACTGAACCAAGTGCTGAAGTAGATATCTCTTGCGTAATGTGTAAAGGTAAAGGTTGCCGTGTATGCAAAGGCACTGGCTGGCTCGAAATCTTAGGCGCAGGCATGGTTCATCCACATGTACTTGAAATGAGTGGCTATGACCCTAAACAAGTCAGCGGCTTTGCTTTTGGTATGGGTGTTGAACGTATTGCTATGCTCGCTTATGGCATTGATGACTTACGTTTATTCTACGACAATGATGTTCGTTTCTTACGTCAATTTTAA
- a CDS encoding Nif3-like dinuclear metal center hexameric protein: protein MIKCQVVMNAMDAFAPRYLAEDWDNVGLLIGSPAQNVHKILTCLDVTESIIDKAIAEGYDMIVSHHPFLFRSMKRINTDKPLGRMIQKLLSHNIAVFAAHTNLDTTFGGVNDVLAQKLNLTDLKPLTISYREEILKLGVNVPNDYADAVRQAICKAGAGFIDNYSDCSFQFVGEGRFTPLENATPFIGTQDKNEVVTETRIETIFPAKIKNRVIKALLKAHPYEVPAYDIIPTQNVYHENGLGRIGKLQIPMLLTEFVKMVKENLPGDTFRFVKGNDKLVQKVALCSGAGVEFLDKASMQGADTYVTGDVKYHEAQHAQELGINLIDAGHFGTEMPVVKTLATYLQNENIKNKWQIEVTADTSAQDVFTTI, encoded by the coding sequence ATGATAAAATGCCAAGTTGTAATGAATGCTATGGATGCTTTTGCTCCGCGATATTTAGCTGAAGATTGGGATAATGTAGGCTTATTAATCGGCAGTCCCGCACAAAATGTTCATAAAATTTTAACGTGCCTTGATGTGACAGAAAGTATCATCGATAAAGCTATTGCCGAAGGCTATGACATGATTGTTTCACATCACCCATTTTTATTTAGAAGCATGAAACGTATAAATACAGATAAACCGCTTGGCAGAATGATACAGAAATTATTGAGCCATAATATAGCCGTTTTTGCCGCTCATACAAATCTTGATACGACATTTGGCGGTGTAAACGATGTATTAGCGCAAAAATTAAATTTAACTGATTTAAAACCACTCACGATAAGCTATCGCGAAGAGATTTTAAAATTAGGCGTAAACGTTCCAAATGATTATGCAGACGCCGTTCGCCAAGCTATTTGCAAAGCAGGTGCTGGATTTATTGACAATTACAGTGATTGTTCATTCCAATTTGTAGGTGAAGGCAGATTTACACCACTTGAAAACGCTACTCCATTTATCGGTACACAAGATAAAAATGAAGTGGTAACTGAAACACGCATTGAAACAATTTTCCCTGCTAAGATAAAAAATCGCGTTATAAAAGCATTGTTAAAAGCTCATCCTTATGAAGTTCCAGCATACGATATAATTCCTACACAAAACGTTTATCATGAAAACGGCTTAGGGCGCATAGGCAAATTACAAATACCAATGCTCCTCACTGAATTTGTCAAAATGGTAAAAGAAAATTTGCCTGGTGATACATTCCGCTTTGTAAAGGGCAATGATAAATTAGTTCAAAAAGTAGCTTTATGCTCTGGTGCTGGCGTGGAATTTCTCGATAAAGCATCTATGCAAGGCGCTGACACGTATGTAACAGGTGACGTCAAATATCATGAAGCACAACACGCCCAAGAACTCGGCATAAATCTCATTGATGCAGGTCACTTTGGCACAGAAATGCCAGTCGTTAAAACACTTGCCACTTATCTGCAAAATGAAAATATCAAAAATAAATGGCAAATTGAAGTTACTGCTGACACATCAGCTCAAGATGTTTTCACTACCATTTAA
- a CDS encoding GntR family transcriptional regulator, with translation MDKLDIEACKKDNPFIILTDIIYRHLKNDIMQGILLPGDKIVESKIAQQLNVSRTPVNVALSRALKDGWLERRSKRFLTVRKISPQECFYLYEARKFLEGQAAYLAAKRITKAELMVLKEILLNFRKGNDKPIDDELFCKNDERFHDLVVKAAHNDYILEMYKRIKPDLQRYRYHYKQLIIERNTNENVYMYHYSIYLALKSRLSVVAKDEIESDISSMHGMIFAGNILAKFNL, from the coding sequence ATGGATAAATTGGATATTGAAGCTTGTAAAAAAGATAATCCATTTATAATTTTAACTGATATTATTTATAGACATTTAAAAAATGATATTATGCAAGGTATATTATTACCAGGTGATAAGATTGTCGAATCAAAAATTGCACAACAATTAAATGTCAGTAGAACACCTGTAAATGTAGCACTTAGTAGAGCATTAAAAGATGGTTGGCTTGAAAGGCGCAGTAAAAGATTTTTAACAGTGCGCAAGATAAGTCCGCAAGAATGTTTTTATCTCTATGAAGCGCGTAAATTTTTAGAAGGACAAGCTGCATATTTAGCAGCTAAGCGCATAACTAAAGCAGAACTCATGGTTTTAAAAGAAATCTTATTGAATTTTCGCAAGGGTAATGATAAACCGATTGATGATGAACTGTTTTGCAAAAATGATGAAAGATTTCATGATTTAGTAGTTAAAGCGGCACACAATGATTATATTTTAGAGATGTACAAGAGAATAAAACCTGATTTGCAAAGATATAGATATCATTATAAACAATTAATAATTGAACGAAATACGAATGAAAATGTCTATATGTACCATTATTCTATTTATTTAGCATTAAAAAGTAGATTGTCTGTAGTAGCTAAAGATGAAATAGAGTCAGATATTTCCAGCATGCACGGAATGATTTTTGCAGGAAATATTTTGGCGAAATTTAATTTATGA
- a CDS encoding LysR family transcriptional regulator, which produces MEIRVLRYFLAITREESITGAANSLHITQPTLSRQIKDLEEELGQKLFVRGSHRITLTAEGMLLRKRAEEIIAMVDKTQQEFYSMKGNLSGDIYIGGGETEAMNYIASVCHEIQIDYPDIRYHLYSGNAEDVTERLDKGLLDFGLLIQPTDITKYNYLNIPAKDRWGVLMLKTCPLAKKEAIKATDLIGLPLIFSRQVLQSRMETNDLAKWFGKDWKDLNIVTTFNLVYNATIMAKQGIGYVITLDNLADTSDDSPLCFRPLSPKIESGLDIVWKKYQVFSPAAKLFLNKLKEKFSNL; this is translated from the coding sequence ATGGAAATTCGTGTACTTCGTTACTTTTTAGCTATCACTCGTGAAGAGTCTATAACAGGAGCTGCTAATTCTCTACATATAACACAACCTACGCTCTCCCGCCAAATCAAAGACTTAGAAGAAGAACTCGGACAAAAACTATTTGTACGAGGCAGCCACCGCATCACTTTAACTGCCGAAGGCATGCTACTGCGCAAACGTGCCGAAGAAATCATAGCCATGGTAGATAAAACTCAACAAGAATTTTACTCTATGAAAGGCAATTTAAGTGGCGATATTTATATCGGTGGTGGCGAAACAGAAGCGATGAATTATATTGCCTCTGTCTGTCATGAAATTCAAATCGATTATCCCGATATTCGCTACCATCTTTACAGTGGCAATGCCGAAGATGTTACAGAACGACTCGATAAAGGACTGCTTGATTTCGGTCTTTTAATCCAGCCTACCGATATCACTAAATACAATTATTTAAACATACCAGCTAAAGATAGATGGGGCGTATTAATGCTAAAAACTTGCCCACTTGCCAAAAAAGAAGCAATCAAAGCCACTGATTTAATCGGCCTTCCTTTGATTTTTTCTCGCCAAGTATTGCAAAGTCGCATGGAAACAAATGACCTTGCAAAATGGTTTGGCAAAGACTGGAAAGATTTAAATATCGTTACTACATTTAATCTTGTCTACAATGCCACTATAATGGCTAAGCAAGGTATAGGATACGTCATAACTTTAGATAACCTAGCCGATACTTCCGATGATAGTCCACTTTGTTTTCGCCCATTATCACCTAAAATCGAATCTGGACTTGATATCGTTTGGAAAAAATATCAAGTTTTTTCTCCTGCAGCAAAATTATTTTTGAATAAATTAAAAGAAAAATTTTCTAACCTTTAA
- a CDS encoding sugar O-acetyltransferase, translated as MRLEEQMKNGLLYREFGHKDPVDQEYEKVIEAQRVHAKEMMYDFNNTRPSEMEKRTAILKNLLGAAGDGIYLEPPAHFAYGCNTFIGKNFYANFNFQVVDDGEVHIGDDVMIGPNVLICVTGHPLYHEYRLGGTQFSLPIHIGNRVWIGAGAMIMPGVTIGDNSVIGAGSLVTKDIPANVLAYGSPCRVIREIGEYDKKFYRKNMPVNDFK; from the coding sequence ATGCGTTTAGAAGAACAAATGAAAAATGGTCTATTATACCGTGAGTTCGGACACAAAGACCCTGTTGACCAAGAATACGAAAAAGTCATTGAAGCACAACGCGTCCATGCTAAAGAAATGATGTATGACTTTAATAACACGCGTCCAAGTGAAATGGAAAAAAGAACTGCAATTTTAAAAAATCTTTTAGGCGCGGCAGGCGATGGTATTTACCTTGAGCCACCAGCTCATTTTGCTTATGGTTGCAATACTTTTATCGGCAAAAATTTCTACGCTAATTTTAATTTTCAAGTTGTAGATGATGGTGAAGTGCATATCGGTGATGATGTCATGATTGGGCCAAATGTATTAATCTGTGTAACAGGACACCCACTTTATCATGAATATCGCCTTGGCGGTACACAATTCTCCTTGCCTATTCACATTGGAAATCGCGTTTGGATTGGTGCAGGAGCGATGATTATGCCAGGCGTTACCATTGGTGATAACAGTGTAATCGGTGCTGGTTCGCTCGTAACTAAAGATATTCCAGCTAACGTTCTCGCTTATGGTTCACCATGCCGCGTAATTCGTGAAATCGGAGAATACGATAAAAAATTCTATCGCAAAAATATGCCAGTAAACGATTTTAAATAA